GAAATCCTATTAGCCTACCTTGTTCGTTAGTATCCAATACGCCAAAATCAATCAGCTGTTCTCTAAACATCGAAGATATTGTAAATATAGATGCCGAAGATGTATGTGTGGAATAAAATGCAGAGTAATCAATGTCGGTAAGCACATCTCCGTTCATCACAAGAAAATTTTCAGGCAAATCTGAAATTAACTTAAGTGGCCCCATTGTGCCAAGTGGAGTGTCCTCTAACGAATAATCAATTTTAACATTCCATTTTTTGCCATCTTGAAAGAAAGCCTGAATCAAATGCGCCTGATGGTTTACTGCAATTGTAATATGTGTAAACTCAAAATGTGCCAACTGCCTTACAATCACTTCCAATATTGGATAATCACCTATGGGCATTAATGGTTTTGGCAAAACAGTGGTGTAAGGTCTTAACCTAGTTCCTTTTCCGCCTGCAAGTATAACAGCACGTTTAGACATTATAAATGTCCGCCTTATAAGTTTTGATGTTATTCGGATCTTTGAACCAATTGACGGTGTTGATTAATCCCTTTTTAAATCCTTCTAAACCTTTATATTCGGGTTCCCATTTCAATATGTCTTTCGCCTTCTGATTTGATGCCCAGAGTCTCTCTACTTCGCTTCTTTCTGGACGTAGTCTCGTTTCATCGCCAATAATTTGAATTTCGCCTCCGATAATTTCAGAGATCAATTTTGCAGTGTCGCCCATTGTGATTTCAAAGCCATTTCCAATATTAAAAACTTCTCCAAAACCAATGTTTGATTCCAATGCACTGATAAATCCTTTCACTGTATCGCCTACATAGTTGAAATCTCTAGTCGGATGTAATGATCCTAACTTAATAGATTTTTTTCCACCAAGTAACTGTGTAATGATGGTGGGTATAATGGCTCTAGCCGATTGTCTTGGCCCATACGTATTAAATGGTCTAATGGTGATAACTGGCAACTGAAATGACGCAAAAAAAGAATACGCCAACTGGTCTGCACCAATTTTAGAAGCTGAATATGGAGACTGACCCTTCACTGGATGTTCCTCAGTTATAGGAACAAATTGAGCCGTTCCATAAACTTCACTTGTAGACGTATGTATAACCCTCTGAAGATCTAAATCGCGGGCTGCCTGTAAAACATTAAGTGTTCCTTTGATATTTGTATCAATATAAGTATCTGGAGAATGGTAAGAAAAAGGGATTCCAATGAGCGCAGCTAAATGAAATACCCCATCTACTCCTTTCATTGCTGTGCGAACTCCATTAGGATCTCGAATATCGCCAACGAATACCTCGAATTTACCTGCTACATCTTTATCACAATGATCTAACCAACCCCAAGAATTAAATGAATTATAATAAGCGAATGCTTTTACTTCATATCCTTTTCTGACTAGAGCTTCAGTCAAATGAGACCCAATGAATCCATCTGCACCAGTTACTAAAATTTTCTTCACATCATTCATCCTAAAAATAAAAATATCTAATCATTCATTTGCACCTAAAGTGCGTTTAATTCGACTCGTATAGTGACTTTCTCTGTATCTTTTGCTAGCTAATGCTAAGTTATAACTCGCAATTTTCATCAACATACTCTTTTTATATAACTGCGTAAGTTTGCCAAATATTTCAATGATGGAATCGACCGAATTTGGTTCTATCTGAAATCCATTCACCTCATCAGTGAATACATCCAGTATCCCACTCTGCCCAGTTGTCACAACTACACATCCTGTGGCATATGCTTCTAAAATCGATACAGGTTGGCCTTCGTAAAACATAGTGGGTAATATGAATACGTGCGATTCTTGAAATAATTCTCTTTTCTTCTCATCGGAAACCATTCCGTGATATACGATATTAGAGTCAGAGTCTATTTGCTGCTTGAAATCCTCTAACTCTTCTTCCGAATCAAATCTACCGGCAAAATTTAATTGTATTTTACTTTTAACATTTTTATCTAATTTCTGAAATGCTTCCAAAAGTAAAAGATATCCTTTCTGCGGAATCATGTTACTCAAAAACAAAAACTTAATCTTCTTTTCTTTTGAAGAAAACTTTTTGTTAAAATTTGCCTTCGTGATAAACATATCATTAGGTGCAAAGTTAGGGATAATGAAAATACGACTCGGTTCCACATAACTTTCAAAGATTTCCAGATGGGATTTTCCAGATATAATGACTCCAGCCATTTTCTTTATAAAGAATCGATTTATTAAATATAATAGTGAGAACCTATCAAATAAAAGTCTTTTGATACTTCCTCCATGCAGATGAATAAAAAATCTAGGGAGAAACGAATAAGATATTAAATAAATTACAATATCTTTTAAATTGCCAGCCAAAGATTCAGAAATGGTTAAGTATACGACATCGGAGTTCTTCTTTTTTTGCCAAACCTCAAAAAATACACGAAAAATTTCAAAAACTCGAATCGCTGAAATTTTTCCATCCTTAAGTCCTTGTTTTTTTAGGTCGACAGTGTTGACTAAATTACTATTCCGCAAACTATCATATAGAACTTTACATACAAGCGAATGTCCATTGATAGGAGGTGGTAGTGGGCCTATGAATAATATTTTCATCTTCTATTATTTCTGCTTACTTTTCCCAGTGTAAACATCGACTTTCCCAATACCGGCGGGAAAAATAAATCTTATGAAATTTCTAAGCTTTGAATCAACATTTGAATACAATCTTCTGATTTTTTGATTCGGCCTACCGCTAAAACTTGTAACATTAAAATAATCCCTACCAATGGGAGAATCAGGGGAAAAGTAGTAATTTGAAACACAAATTCTTTTTTTATCTACCACAATAGGGCTTACCGAATGCCAAGACCAGGGGTTTGTTTCCATAATCACTAACCGGTTATATTGACTAACAATGGTTACATTTTCCTTTACCGCTTTATCCCATAGCTCCAAATTTCCACCATATTCTATTTTCCATTCTGGCGAAATATAGTATAATAAATTCAATGTGCGATAGAAAGATCTAGTTTGTTCGTGAGAATTATCAATGTGTGGATTTAGAAAACTATCCTTGTCCATCAGACTAAGACCACCCGCATACAACGTAGAATCGGCCTGTTGGTTTTTGATTCCGGTAATTTCTTCAACAATTCGTATCACCTTTGGCTCTTGGATTGCGAAGGTGATATCGGATAAAAGTGAATTGAATTGATCAAAATTTTTAGATGTATATTTTCTTTCTCTAAAACTTGACATCATTCGCATTTTTTCTTTTTCAGGAAAACAATTGTAAATTTCTAAAGCTAAATTTTCGGGCAGTAAATTGTCTAAATAACAATATCTTACGCCAACTTTATCAATGGATGACTCAAACATACGTTTTAGTTCGTCCTTATTTTTTGTTAAAGATTTAGCTATTAAATCTGCGATAAAATTTAGTTTTCCTTCCATATCCCCTTATATCCTCAAATATAAAAATCAATATAAACTAGTTTTTAATTCCCTGTTTGGGTAATTGATCAAGACGGCTTTATGTTTTCCCTTATAAACAAATAGACTTCCGGCGGCCACACCAACAACACCTAGCTGAGCTATTACATTTTTCAAATCTTCCAAAGTTCCCGCACCACCTAATACCGTGACAGGAACCGAAATTCTTTTTTTTATACTCTGGAGTAAATCCATATCGTAACCCAACATGGTTCCATCTAAATCAATCGAATTAATAAGAATTTCTCCTGCACCCAATGAAATTGCTAGATTCAGAACCTCATCTAAATATTTACCGGTTTTCTTTTTCCCGTTGTGCAAACAGAATTCATACCTTTTAGAAAAAGTAGTCTTTTTAAGATCTAACGAAACAACTACGCTTTGACTTCCCAAATAATTAACCATTCGAGAGATCATTTCCGGATTTTCTACTAAGAGTGAACTAACTATAATTTTCTCAACACCGAAACCCAAAATTTTATTTGCCTGCTCCAGATTCTTGATTCCGCCACCAACACTTAGCGGCATTCTGCATTCATTAGCGATCCGCTCAATTAAACGATAATCAGGTTCTTTTCCAAGCATACTGGCATCAATATCAATTAAAACAAGTTCATCTGCTTCTTTTTCGTTAAATATCTTTACAGCATTGATTGGATCTCCTATATACCGAGGATTATCAAACTTCGTAGTTTTCACTAATCCTCCATCTTTTAGGAGTAAGGTGGGTATGATTCTTGGTTTTAACATAAATTATATAAGTGCAAAATTTTTGAGCAATTGTACGCCATTATGATGGCTCTTCTCTGGATGAAATTGGGTTCCGAATATATTACCTTTGTTGACTGCACTACAAAACTCGAATCCATAATCGGTAGCAGCGATTATGTTTTCGGAATCATTACACTCAAAATAGTAAGAATGTAAGAAGTAAAAATGTGGGTTTACATCAAGATTTTTTAATAAAGCAGAATTTTGATCTTTAATTAAAACTTCATTCCAACCAATTTGGGGAATCATCTGCTTTTCTGCTAAATTTGTAAAATTAAACTTTTTTACTTGGCCATCGAT
The sequence above is drawn from the Leptospira sp. WS4.C2 genome and encodes:
- a CDS encoding sugar phosphate nucleotidyltransferase; translation: MSKRAVILAGGKGTRLRPYTTVLPKPLMPIGDYPILEVIVRQLAHFEFTHITIAVNHQAHLIQAFFQDGKKWNVKIDYSLEDTPLGTMGPLKLISDLPENFLVMNGDVLTDIDYSAFYSTHTSSASIFTISSMFREQLIDFGVLDTNEQGRLIGFREKPRQTFQVSMGVYMLNKEALTYVPKQTIFGFDNLMLKLLDEKKPVSVLAHNGYWLDIGRPDDYEKAIDEFEILKNKFLHE
- a CDS encoding NAD-dependent 4,6-dehydratase LegB, with amino-acid sequence MKKILVTGADGFIGSHLTEALVRKGYEVKAFAYYNSFNSWGWLDHCDKDVAGKFEVFVGDIRDPNGVRTAMKGVDGVFHLAALIGIPFSYHSPDTYIDTNIKGTLNVLQAARDLDLQRVIHTSTSEVYGTAQFVPITEEHPVKGQSPYSASKIGADQLAYSFFASFQLPVITIRPFNTYGPRQSARAIIPTIITQLLGGKKSIKLGSLHPTRDFNYVGDTVKGFISALESNIGFGEVFNIGNGFEITMGDTAKLISEIIGGEIQIIGDETRLRPERSEVERLWASNQKAKDILKWEPEYKGLEGFKKGLINTVNWFKDPNNIKTYKADIYNV
- a CDS encoding glycosyltransferase family 4 protein, with product MKILFIGPLPPPINGHSLVCKVLYDSLRNSNLVNTVDLKKQGLKDGKISAIRVFEIFRVFFEVWQKKKNSDVVYLTISESLAGNLKDIVIYLISYSFLPRFFIHLHGGSIKRLLFDRFSLLYLINRFFIKKMAGVIISGKSHLEIFESYVEPSRIFIIPNFAPNDMFITKANFNKKFSSKEKKIKFLFLSNMIPQKGYLLLLEAFQKLDKNVKSKIQLNFAGRFDSEEELEDFKQQIDSDSNIVYHGMVSDEKKRELFQESHVFILPTMFYEGQPVSILEAYATGCVVVTTGQSGILDVFTDEVNGFQIEPNSVDSIIEIFGKLTQLYKKSMLMKIASYNLALASKRYRESHYTSRIKRTLGANE
- a CDS encoding 2OG-Fe(II) oxygenase; amino-acid sequence: MEGKLNFIADLIAKSLTKNKDELKRMFESSIDKVGVRYCYLDNLLPENLALEIYNCFPEKEKMRMMSSFRERKYTSKNFDQFNSLLSDITFAIQEPKVIRIVEEITGIKNQQADSTLYAGGLSLMDKDSFLNPHIDNSHEQTRSFYRTLNLLYYISPEWKIEYGGNLELWDKAVKENVTIVSQYNRLVIMETNPWSWHSVSPIVVDKKRICVSNYYFSPDSPIGRDYFNVTSFSGRPNQKIRRLYSNVDSKLRNFIRFIFPAGIGKVDVYTGKSKQK
- a CDS encoding AglZ/HisF2 family acetamidino modification protein, with product MLKPRIIPTLLLKDGGLVKTTKFDNPRYIGDPINAVKIFNEKEADELVLIDIDASMLGKEPDYRLIERIANECRMPLSVGGGIKNLEQANKILGFGVEKIIVSSLLVENPEMISRMVNYLGSQSVVVSLDLKKTTFSKRYEFCLHNGKKKTGKYLDEVLNLAISLGAGEILINSIDLDGTMLGYDMDLLQSIKKRISVPVTVLGGAGTLEDLKNVIAQLGVVGVAAGSLFVYKGKHKAVLINYPNRELKTSLY
- the hisH gene encoding imidazole glycerol phosphate synthase subunit HisH; translation: MIGILNYGVGNLKAFANIFKSLGFEHKIIQTADEILKVEKLILPGVGSFDSVMEKLEQANVLDQLSKFALIEKRPILGVCVGMQILAEASEEGKKKGLGWIDGQVKKFNFTNLAEKQMIPQIGWNEVLIKDQNSALLKNLDVNPHFYFLHSYYFECNDSENIIAATDYGFEFCSAVNKGNIFGTQFHPEKSHHNGVQLLKNFALI